One Papaver somniferum cultivar HN1 chromosome 10, ASM357369v1, whole genome shotgun sequence genomic window carries:
- the LOC113315082 gene encoding zinc-finger homeodomain protein 11-like: MFNLSTMADFISDPPRRSRTRTPTPTTTPTTTTPETDTETPPTKPITDRQHLHPLSQHFNYNNPYNNHSKIILSFTNGGLKRQHHPKTPTPPPPPPVVVYKECLKNHAASLGGHALDGCGEFMTSPTSTAAAINNNNPTLLKCAACGCHRNFHRREPDIDEYYPLPQYLQLPAPPVPLLRGRERSPNSSASPPPISSAYYPSSAPHMLLALSAGNLSSGPPSDHHHPQQEQHHYQNRTGNTTTTTTVTTTPAAGNAKYSNGGGSGGSSSRKRFRTKFSEEQKDKMRTFSEKLGWKLQKRDDNLIAEFCDEIGVGRSVLKVWMHNNKNTLGKANLSNSISSINLHTNNNSNNYNGSTSPSNDHNYQHQVHHHHHQHSGSSSSD; this comes from the coding sequence ATGTTTAATTTATCCACAATGGCAGATTTCATTAGTGATCCaccaagaagatcaagaacaagaACACCAACACCAACGACAACTCCAACGACGACAACTCCAGAAACAGATACTGAAACTCCACCAACTAAACCAATAACCGATCGTCAACATCTTCATCCTCTTAGTCaacattttaattataataacccGTATAATAATCACTCAAAAATCATCTTATCTTTCACCAACGGGGGGCTCAAGCGTCAGCACCACCCGAAAACTCCCACCCCACCTCCTCCTCCCCCGGTGGTTGTTTACAAAGAATGTCTGAAAAATCACGCAGCAAGTTTAGGAGGTCACGCTTTAGATGGATGTGGAGAATTCATGACGTCTCcgacttcaacagcagcagccatTAACAATAATAATCCTACTTTACTAAAATGCGCCGCTTGTGGTTGTCATAGAAATTTTCATCGTCGTGAACCAGATATCGATGAATATTACCCATTACCCCAGTATCTTCAACTACCAGCGCCACCTGTTCCTCTTCTTCGAGGTCGTGAAAGAAGTCCTAATTCATCagcatctccaccaccaatttCCTCAGCTTATTATCCGTCTTCTGCACCACATATGTTGCTTGCTTTAAGTGCTGGTAATTTATCGTCTGGTCCACCGtctgatcatcatcatcctcaacaAGAACAGCATCATTATCAGAATCGGACGGGTAATACTACTACTACCACTACTGTGACAACAACACCAGCTGCTGGGAATGCTAAGTACTcaaatggtggtggtagtggaggAAGCAGCAGTAGGAAAAGATTCAGAACAAAATTCAGTGAAGAACAGAAAGATAAAATGCGTACCTTTTCAGAGAAATTAGGTTGGAAGTTGCAGAAGAGAGATGATAATTTGATTGCAGAATTCTGTGATGAAATTGGAGTTGGAAGGAGTGTTCTGAAGGTTTGGATGCATAACAACAAAAACACTTTGGGTAAGGCTAATCTTAGCAACAGTATTAGTAGTATTAATCTTCataccaacaacaacagcaacaactatAATGGTAGTACAAGTCCATCTAATGACCACAATTACCAGCACCAGgtccatcatcaccatcatcaacatagtggttcttcttcttctgattag